In Penaeus chinensis breed Huanghai No. 1 chromosome 11, ASM1920278v2, whole genome shotgun sequence, a genomic segment contains:
- the LOC125030547 gene encoding phosphatidylinositol N-acetylglucosaminyltransferase subunit Q-like: MLGNAIVTVLVPEQLEGENGGHLYGRFTNSKAHPIDERESYVIVVTSVSSNKKPPIGCINNDSRIQTRRSTRNVWVELSTHPQIQLHSVRVCSDNVCLSEVNLVTYSYKEICESELISRKFLYREGDDHANNIVPYFVKSVQKDCKKTDSCWLVKILLASLLVLTKTILCVTRLPKVLLEGLHYVLVNKFDYSSNLLKQTLLRIKQFETLEHELKENKRTLVAGRLLAMIAIDTLLGVSVALLVSSYASLNDIYSIFCSSTKLLASNVQHLLEWLRGAPAGLKLNQPLTQALSAFFSYHVHLWRLYLDLADPVLRSLASVFFWLGMCGASVQVAILSDLMDLATLHLYCFYVYAARMHMLQISLLGSQWRAFRGRKWNPLKQRVDSYEIEGGHMSLIRVLTAVIFTLVIFLLPTTTVYYLVFVSLRIGLNTVRGILSLTMWVLNINPVYLILLNLMDSNRMKGDIYFATQPIDNSRARYPIASPLALHLHTWPTPLCEVLLYAHSDVFPAIPSPNWKAFFCSVVFAKELL; this comes from the exons ATGTTAGGGAATGCGATAGTGACAGTTCTTGTGCCAGAGCAGCTTGAGGGAGAGAATGGTGGTCATCTCTATGGAAGGTTCACAAATTCAAAAG cTCATCCAATTGACGAGAGAGAATCTTATGTCATTGTTGTAACATCTGTGAGTTCAAACAAAAAGCCTCCCATCGGGTGCATTAATAATGACAGTCGGATCCAGACTCGCAGATCCACCAGGAACGTTTGGGTAGAACTCAGCACTCACCCACAGATCCAACTTCATTCTGTCAGAGTTTGCAGTGACAATGTGTGCCTTAGTGAAGTTAATCTTGTAACCTACAGTTACAAGGAGATCTGTGAGTCAGAGCTCATCAGCCGGAAGTTCTTATACAGGGAAGGTGATGATCATGCAAACAACATAGTGCCATATTTTGTGAAAAGTGTGCAAAAAGATTGTAAAAAGACAGATTCCTGCTGGTTGGTGAAAATTCTACTTGCTTCACTCTTGGTTTTGACTAAGACAATCCTGTGTGTGACACGGTTGCCCAAAGTGCTCTTGGAAGGTCTTCATTATGTTTTAGTTAATAAATTTGACTACTCCAGCAATTTACTGAAACAAACTTTACTTCGTATTAAACAGTTTGAGACTCTGGAACATGAActtaaagagaacaagagaacacttGTAGCTGGTCGGTTATTGGCTATGATTGCAATTGACACGTTACTTGGGGTCTCAGTTGCGCTCCTGGTTAGCAGTTATGCCTCCCTCAatgatatttattctattttttgtagTTCCACAAAG CTCTTAGCATCAAATGTCCAGCATCTGTTAGAGTGGCTGCGGGGGGCTCCAGCGGGCCTCAAGCTGAATCAGCCTCTGACGCAAGCACTTTCTGCATTCTTCTCATATCATGTTCATCTATGGAGGCTTTATCTAG ACTTGGCAGATCCCGTGCTGAGGAGTCTGGCTTCAGTGTTCTTCTGGCTGGGAATGTGCGGAGCCTCTGTGCAAGTGGCCATTTTGTCTGACTTGATGGACCTTGCCACACTGCATCTCTACTGCTTCTATGTCTATGCGGCTAG GATGCACATGCTCCAAATTTCTCTCCTGGGGTCCCAGTGGAGAGCATTCCGAGGGAGAAAGTGGAATCCTCTCAAGCAGCGTGTGGACAGCTACGAGATCGAAGGTGGCCACATGTCACTAATTAGGGTGCTGACTGCAGTCATTTTCACCCTCGTGATATTCCTTTTGCCCACCACCACTGTATATTACTTAGTGTTTGTGTCG TTAAGAATAGGACTCAATACAGTGCGaggaattctctctctcaccatgtgGGTTCTCAACATCAATCCTGTTTATCTTATACTGCTCAACTTGATGGATTCGAACAGAATGAAAG GTGACATATACTTTGCAACCCAGCCCATCGATAATTCCCGAGCCAGGTACCCCATAGCTTCTCCTCTTGCCCTTCATTTACACACTTGGCCAACCCCACTCTGCGAGGTCTTGCTGTATGCCCATTCGGATGTGTTTCCTGCTATACCAAGCCCAAACTGGAAAGCCTTTTTCTGTAGCGTTGTGTTTGCAAAAGAGTTGTTgtga
- the LOC125030548 gene encoding RNA pseudouridylate synthase domain-containing protein 1-like isoform X3 produces MDWSDAVRAYILEGMVHLAWFRIKEKIAKKVCQIIRQKIGVNVPPSIHDLEVVHHSPHYIIINKRYDILINSNSAADEVTVQTQLRRRFPDLVNPKLGHEFMFAHRLDFATSGLMCISVHKKAAGSVTRCFVHKRVDKYYLALVRGHVSKEMLDIYLPIGDDLRPEWKDVKMATPLSRHVGRCKPAHTRLLVLQKGLYDDYPATKLLLKPITGRRHQLRVHLSESGHTIVGDFTYSNRRDLSPYRMFLHAVRLAFPSEYEQVDVRTIDPFTEDDRKNKWIPVETLNELTDDTYLKLKMGKKWYKR; encoded by the exons ATGGATTGGAGTGATGCTGTCCGAGCATACATCTTGGAAGGCATGGTGCACCTTGCCTGGTTTCGCATTAAGGAGAAGATCGCCAAGAAAGTCTGCCAGATTATCAGGCAGAAGATTGGTGTGAACGTCCCACCCTCCATCCACGATTTGGAG gtagtccatcacagtccacattatattatcatcaataaaagaTATGACATTCTCATCAATAGCAACTCGGCAGCTGATGAG gtGACTGTACAGACACAGCTCAGGCGCAGATTCCCAGATCTCGTCAACCCTAAGCTTGGACATGAGTTCATGTTTGCACACAGGCTCGATTTTGCAACCAGTGGGCTCATGTGCATCTCGGTCCACAAGAAGGCTGCTGGATCTGTGACCAGGTGTTTTGTTCACAAGCGGGTTGATAAATATTATTTGGCACTCGTACGTGGACATGTATCGAAGGAGATGCTCGATATTTACCTCCCTATAG GGGATGACCTTCGACCAGAATGGAAAGATGTGAAGATGGCGACTCCTCTCAGTCGCCACGTTGGTCGCTGCAAACCAGCCCACACTCGCCTCCTGGTGTTGCAGAAGGGCCTTTATGATG ATTATCCCGCCACAAAGCTCCTTCTGAAGCCCATCACTGGCAGACGGCACCAGCTCAGGGTCCACTTATCTGAGTCAGGGCACACTATAGTGGGAGATTTCACGTACTCCAACCGTCGTGATCTTTCTCCTTATAGGATGTTCCTGCATGCAGTACGCCTGGCCTTTCCCTCCGAGTACGAGCAAGTAGATGTTCGCACCATTGACCCTTTCACAGAGGATGATAGGAAGAACAAGTGGATCCCAGTGGAAACTCTGAATGAACTCACCGATGACACGTACTTAAAGCTCAAAATGGGAAAGAAGTGGTATAAGAGATGA
- the LOC125030548 gene encoding RNA pseudouridylate synthase domain-containing protein 1-like isoform X2 yields MTIQHEPLFTTAACKHAWLTFIAQWMDWSDAVRAYILEGMVHLAWFRIKEKIAKKVCQIIRQKIGVNVPPSIHDLEVVHHSPHYIIINKRYDILINSNSAADEVTVQTQLRRRFPDLVNPKLGHEFMFAHRLDFATSGLMCISVHKKAAGSVTRCFVHKRVDKYYLALVRGHVSKEMLDIYLPIGDDLRPEWKDVKMATPLSRHVGRCKPAHTRLLVLQKGLYDDYPATKLLLKPITGRRHQLRVHLSESGHTIVGDFTYSNRRDLSPYRMFLHAVRLAFPSEYEQVDVRTIDPFTEDDRKNKWIPVETLNELTDDTYLKLKMGKKWYKR; encoded by the exons GTGGATGGATTGGAGTGATGCTGTCCGAGCATACATCTTGGAAGGCATGGTGCACCTTGCCTGGTTTCGCATTAAGGAGAAGATCGCCAAGAAAGTCTGCCAGATTATCAGGCAGAAGATTGGTGTGAACGTCCCACCCTCCATCCACGATTTGGAG gtagtccatcacagtccacattatattatcatcaataaaagaTATGACATTCTCATCAATAGCAACTCGGCAGCTGATGAG gtGACTGTACAGACACAGCTCAGGCGCAGATTCCCAGATCTCGTCAACCCTAAGCTTGGACATGAGTTCATGTTTGCACACAGGCTCGATTTTGCAACCAGTGGGCTCATGTGCATCTCGGTCCACAAGAAGGCTGCTGGATCTGTGACCAGGTGTTTTGTTCACAAGCGGGTTGATAAATATTATTTGGCACTCGTACGTGGACATGTATCGAAGGAGATGCTCGATATTTACCTCCCTATAG GGGATGACCTTCGACCAGAATGGAAAGATGTGAAGATGGCGACTCCTCTCAGTCGCCACGTTGGTCGCTGCAAACCAGCCCACACTCGCCTCCTGGTGTTGCAGAAGGGCCTTTATGATG ATTATCCCGCCACAAAGCTCCTTCTGAAGCCCATCACTGGCAGACGGCACCAGCTCAGGGTCCACTTATCTGAGTCAGGGCACACTATAGTGGGAGATTTCACGTACTCCAACCGTCGTGATCTTTCTCCTTATAGGATGTTCCTGCATGCAGTACGCCTGGCCTTTCCCTCCGAGTACGAGCAAGTAGATGTTCGCACCATTGACCCTTTCACAGAGGATGATAGGAAGAACAAGTGGATCCCAGTGGAAACTCTGAATGAACTCACCGATGACACGTACTTAAAGCTCAAAATGGGAAAGAAGTGGTATAAGAGATGA